One segment of Rosa chinensis cultivar Old Blush chromosome 6, RchiOBHm-V2, whole genome shotgun sequence DNA contains the following:
- the LOC112173204 gene encoding TMV resistance protein N translates to MATQLRASSSFSSAFSTRSYTHDVFLSFRGEDTRYAFTGHLYKCLVLNRINTFIDDELRRGEEISEALLRAIEGSKLSLIVFSENYAFSKWCLDELVHILESRRSKNQMVRPIFYKVDPSDVRNQRGTFGEALAQHERRFKNKMDGDKVKRWRAALSEAANLSGWHFSDGYEYEFIDKIVEEISAQVKEPTYLDMPKCQVGLDSRVEHILEMLDVGGSDVRMVGIWGIGGIGKTTIAKAVHNTIARKFDGSCFLANVREGSEQHGGLVNLQNILLSSIVRQKESKINNIHEGITLLREKLRHKRVLLVVDDVDDSDQLEKLAGRPDWFGRGSRIIITTRDKRLLTAHEVNPIYKARELDDHEGCELFRLYAFKKKKNDDDDEKLWISTIVRYAHGLPLALVVLGSHLCGRPIHEWQSMLDGFKRNHPKNIRDTLKVSYDGLEETVKEVFLDIACFFKGWNTRAVIHILEDCDRNNPKHSIEVLEEKALINVDVYGCISMHDLLEEMGKAIAQQESTKLGERSRLWHHKDVHYVLTKNIGTSKIEGIIIKMPTADEIRLNPKCFKNMRNLKIFININGRFCGNVDYYPNQLRLLEWRDCPLKFLPRSLNMKNLIQLNMPRSRISLFKSMENLKYLNLKGCEFLAQSPDLSGSPNLELLDLSSCTSLKKIHPSVGSLQKLITLNLAGCSNLVTLPEKVNWRSLRKINLRSCERLKSFPEIMGEMKYMTSLSLDYTGIKALPSSIGYLINLESLSLTCCENLTDLPCSIYELQNLKNFRLTNCPKLVRLPNKEDSEVLPTYTKVSHDNRDSLSKRKRWSEGEFNLSKRMRRSEGSSLEPEPGTEFNSALPCLFSFNAYGCNLSNIDFLASLDSASTLEELHLSGSPIVILPEFINKFFNLRKLDLSGCRRLVEIPELPPRIEWLGVRDCVSLERISKLSNIVERKESQIMIEEMDLTNCWSLCQNLVQMANKDDDDEVHADLFSRLLSSQLFKFRIKFPVPRSEVPKWFSCQMDFKGHRRFEFWIETLANFRMENTGLAVCVAVDPNMQYEFTGFEVCIHINEVRVSDVNAWIASEESNHVWLYYVPFLEMRQRVGFTCRVVIYQGKYSKCSIKSCGVHLVMPPNEDVCMKLIRAENLTSKYPSDDEVDQDLSED, encoded by the exons ATGGCCACCCAATTgagagcttcttcttctttctcctctGCTTTTTCCACCCGTTCATACACACACGATGTGTTTCTGAGTTTCAGAGGCGAGGATACTCGCTACGCTTTCACTGGTCATTTGTACAAGTGTTTGGTTCTTAACAGGATCAACACCTTCATAGATGATGAGCTTAGAAGAGGAGAGGAAATATCAGAAGCACTTCTCCGAGCCATTGAAGGATCAAAGCTCTCTCTCATTGTGTTCTCTGAAAACTATGCATTCTCAAAGTGGTGTTTGGATGAACTGGTTCATATCCTTGAAAGTAGAAGATCAAAGAACCAAATGGTTCGGCCAATCTTTTACAAAGTGGATCCCTCGGACGTAAGAAACCAACGAGGTACATTTGGTGAGGCACTTGCACAGCATGAACGcagattcaaaaataaaatggaCGGGGACAAGGTGAAAAGATGGAGAGCAGCTCTTTCAGAAGCAGCAAATTTATCTGGGTGGCATTTCTCGGACGG ATACGAATATGAATTTATTGATAAAATTGTTGAAGAGATTTCCGCACAAGTAAAAGAACCTACCTACTTGGATATGCCAAAGTGCCAAGTTGGGCTAGACTCTCGGGTAGAACATATACTTGAAATGTTAGATGTTGGCGGAAGTGATGTACGCATGGTAGGAATATGGGGAATTGGCGGAATAGGGAAGACAACAATTGCTAAAGCTGTTCACAATACAATTGCCCGTAAGTTTGATGGTAGctgctttttggcaaatgtTAGAGAAGGCTCAGAGCAACATGGAGGTTTAGTCAACCTACAAAATATTCTTCTCTCTAGCATTGTGCGGCAGAAAGAATCGAAAATAAACAACATTCATGAAGGAATCACTTTGTTGCGTGAGAAGTTGAGACATAAAAGGGTTCTTTTAGTTGTCGACGATGTGGATGATTCGGACCAGTTAGAGAAATTAGCTGGTAGACCAGATTGGTTTGGTCGTGGCAGCAGAATTatcataacaacaagagataaGCGTTTGTTGACTGCTCACGAAGTCAATCCTATATACAAGGCCAGGGAACTAGATGATCACGAAGGTTGTGAGCTCTTCAGGTTATATgccttcaagaaaaagaaaaatgatgatgatgatgagaaaCTCTGGATTAGCACTATTGTTAGATATGCTCATGGCCTTCCGTTAGCCCTGGTAGTTTTGGGTTCACATCTATGTGGTAGACCTATACATGAATGGCAATCTATGTTAGATGGTTTTAAAAGAAATCACCCCAAAAACATTCGAGATACTCTCAAAGTCAGTTATGATGGACTGGAAGAAACAGTGAAAGAAGTTTTCCTCGACATTGCTTGTTTCTTCAAAGGTTGGAATACAAGGGCTGTGATACATATACTAGAAGATTGTGACCGCAACAACCCCAAGCATAGCATTGAAGTTCTTGAAGAAAAGGCACTCATAAATGTTGATGTATATGGTTGTATTTCCATGCATGATTTGCTAGAAGAGATGGGAAAAGCTATAGCTCAGCAAGAGTCTACAAAGCTTGGTGAGCGAAGCAGATTATGGCATCATAAGGATGTGCATTATGTTCTAACAAAAAACATA ggaaCAAGTAAAATTGAAGgtataataataaaaatgcCTACAGCAGATGAGATACGCTTGAATCCTAAATGCTTCAAAAATATGAGAAATCTTAAAATTTTCATAAACATCAATGGACGGttttgtggaaatgttgattatTATCCGAATCAGTTGCGGTTACTTGAATGGCGTGACTGTCCGCTGAAATTTTTGCCCCGTAGTCTTAATATGAAGAATCTAATTCAACTTAATATGCCTCGTAGCCGCATCTCACTTTTCAAG AGCATGGAAAATctgaaatatttaaatttgaaGGGATGTGAATTCCTAGCACAAAGCCCAGACCTGTCTGGAAGCCCAAACTTAGAGTTGCTGGATCTAAGTAGCTGTACAAGTTTAAAGAAGATTCACCCTTCGGTTGGATCCCTCCAAAAGCTTATTACGCTGAATCTTGCAGGGTGCTCTAACCTCGTGACACTTCCTGAAAAAGTTAACTGGAGATCCCTCCGTAAGATTAATCTTCGCTCTTGTGAAAGGCTGAAGAGTTTTCCtgaaattatgggagagatgaAATACATGACATCCTTGAGTCTAGACTACACTGGCATCAAAGCATTGCCTTCATCCATTGGATATCTAATTAACCTTGAAAGCTTGAGTTTAACTTGTTGTGAAAACCTCACAGATCTACCTTGCAGCATTTATGAATTGCAAAATCTGAAGAACTTTCGATTGACCAACTGCCCAAAACTGGTAAGACTCCCAAATAAGGAGGACTCTGAAGTGCTTCCAACTTACACAAAGGTTTCACATGACAACCGTGACTCTTTATCGAAAAGAAAGAGATGGAGTGAAGGTGAATTCAATTTATCGAAAAGAATGAGACGGAGTGAAGGCAGTTCATTGGAGCCAGAGCCAGGCACTGAATTCAATTCGGCGCTTCCTTGTCTATTTTCCTTCAACGCGTATGGATGCAATTTGTCTAATATTGATTTCCTCGCGTCCCTTGATTCTGCATCCACTTTAGAGGAACTTCATTTAAGTGGAAGCCCCATTGTTATTCTTCCCGAATTCATCAACAAATTTTTCAACTTGAGGAAACTCGATTTGAGCGGCTGCAGGAGGCTCGTAGAAATTCCAGAGCTTCCACCAAGGATTGAATGGTTGGGTGTGAGGGATTGCGTATCATTGGAAAGAATTTCAAAGTTGTCAAACATTGTGGAGCGTAAAGAATCACAAATAATGATTGAGGAGATGGACTTGACTAATTGCTGGAGCCTCTGTCAGAATTTGGTTCAGATGGCAaacaaggatgatgatgatgaggtgCACGCTGATCTCTTCTCTCGACTCCTATCTTCTCAGCTATTCAAATTCAGAATTAAATTTCCAGTTCCAAGAAGCGAGGTTCCAAAGTGGTTCAGCTGTCAAATGGATTTCAAGGGGCATCGGCGGTTTGAATTTTGGATTGAAACACTTGCAAATTTCAGAATGGAGAACACAGGATTGGCTGTCTGTGTTGCTGTTGATCCAAATATGCAATATGAGTTTACTGGGTTTGAGGTATGTATTCACATCAATGAAGTACGTGTTTCAGATGTCAACGCATGGATTGCTTCAGAAGAGTCGAATCATGTGTGGCTCTACTATGTTCCCTTCCTTGAAATGCGGCAACGAGTTGGTTTTACGTGTCGAGTCGTTATTTATCAAGGTAAGTACTCTAAGTGCTCCATAAAAAGCTGTGGTGTCCACCTTGTAATGCCACCCAATGAAGACGTTTGTATGAAGCTAATCCGTGCAGAGAACCTCACCAGTAAATATCCTTCTGATGATGAAGTTGATCAG GACCTCTCGGAGGACTGA